From Pecten maximus unplaced genomic scaffold, xPecMax1.1, whole genome shotgun sequence, one genomic window encodes:
- the LOC117319185 gene encoding uncharacterized protein LOC117319185, translating into MPTPSIETQEVAVHQQSCSSVPETNFNSLSDDQDLTQSSTRSSSILGQSFDVLNNTSSCATYNRTGPDVQLQQRVEAVELELSKCWAYIHQLQNQVSWLYNQQQMNTVNYGNQPCSSGATTITESTPVQDAVTTNQMKATSLENRPTSLDTTTTTGQMSYTKEQLKSLCQGIDDYSKAGKRLFLRLFKREEYVGRSLTGKAPNRSTPAKPRIEDREKLQLLYDVVAELYGVRKESHINRELADLLKPSRCR; encoded by the exons ATGCCAACGCCCAGTATTGAGACCCAGGAAGTAGCTGTTCATCAGCAATCATGCAGCTCTGTTCCAGAGACTAATTTCAATAGTCTTTCGGATGATCAAGACTTGACACAATCGTCAACTAG GAGTTCATCTATATTAGGACAATCATTTGATGTCCTGAACAACACGTCATCTTGTGCCACATACAACAGAACTGGTCCAGATGTCCAGTTGCAACAGAGGGTGGAGGCTGTTGAGTTAGAATTGTCAAAGTGCTGGGCCTATATTCATCAGCTTCAGAACCAAGTTTCCTGGCTGTATAATCAACAGcag ATGAATACCGTCAACTATGGAAACCAACCTTGCTCTTCAGGTGCAACCACTATCACAGAG TCAACGCCAGTTCAAGATGCTGTAACAACTAACCAAATg aagGCCACATCTTTAGAAAATAGACCAACAAGCCTGGACACAACTACAACTACTGGCCAGATGTCCTACACCAAG GAACAATTGAAGTCACTATGCCAAGGCATAGATGATTATTCAAAGGCAGGAAAGCGTTTGTTTTTAAGGCTGTTCAAAAGAGAGGAATATGTAGGGAGGAGCCTGACTGGGAAAGCGCCAAACAGAAGCACTCCAGCAAAGCCCCGGATTGAGGACAGAGAAAAATTACAACTTCTGTATG ATGTGGTTGCTGAACTCTATGGTGTCAGGAAGGAGTCACACATCAACCGGGAGCTTGCTGACCTCCTCAAGCCAAGCCGATGCCGATGA
- the LOC117319182 gene encoding uncharacterized protein LOC117319182 codes for MVAPLKNKSSETVIAGLESVFRERTPHKIHTDRGKEYTSNKTEAFFRSRGIEHFVTDNAPVKANYAERVIRTIRNRMYRYFNHKQSYKFIDILSDLVRNYNETPHSSLHELAPRDVTPQNEVDLLMELYFPPEKVDKKISRKTKKKPRIKSVFKFKVGIKVRISHLRQPFTRDFHETFTGEIFTIVARYYKQNVDLYKLEDYNKRTITGSFYAGELLKLVNPENLKYRID; via the coding sequence ATGGTAGCTCCTCTGAAGAACAAATCATCGGAGACGGTCATAGCCGGACTGGAGAGCGTATTTCGAGAGAGAACCCCTCACAAAATACACACGGATCGGGGGAAAGAATACACATCAAACAAGACGGAAGCATTCTTTCGCTCCCGGGGCATCGAACATTTCGTAACTGACAACGCGCCTGTCAAAGCAAACTATGCTGAACGCGTAATAAGGACCATTCGTAACCGAATGTACCGCTATTTCAATCATAAACAGAGCTACAAATTCATAGATATTCTGTCTGACTTGGTGCGAAACTACAACGAAACGCCACATTCTTCTCTTCACGAACTTGCCCCGAGAGATGTCACGCCTCAGAACGAGGTCGATTTACTGATGGAGCTTTATTTCCCCCCAGAGAAAGTCGATAAAAAGATTAGTCGGAAAACGAAGAAAAAACCCAGAATCAAATCCGTATTTAAGTTCAAGGTTGGTATTAAAGTGAGAATTTCGCACTTGAGACAACCTTTTACGCGGGACTTTCACGAGACGTTTACCGGCGAGATATTCACAATCGTTGCCCGATATTACAAGCAAAACGTAGATCTTTACAAGCTCGAGGATTACAACAAGCGAACGATTACCGGGAGCTTTTACGCTGGCGAACTTCTGAAGTTGGTTAATCCGgaaaatttgaaatatcgcATAGACTGA